A genome region from Halorussus pelagicus includes the following:
- a CDS encoding phosphoenolpyruvate carboxykinase (ATP): protein MSEFGKTVRSLETALPDPVEAGNVRYQPSMDRLREFSAHLETTTEFGSPSYVSDERSRNADRTENAIDDDFGADDYAHVERAVEAAAEREMVCVDRRMGRHPDHSYVCRLFVSKEYARIALAWSKLFEPVEADGAGGADAAPDPDFVTVQVPEFEETAIRILPEKGVTAVLGSDYTGEAKKSFLRLFMYYAKQQGGLGLHAGSKRVRLKADPDAEDGDRRTVGQAFLGLSATGKSTLTAHGLWLDEESGEDATMLQDDVCALRPDGAIAGSEGNGLYVKTIGLDADEQPAMHDAVTDESAVLENVDVADDGTVDFDSDRHTSNGRAVIEREQLSSAGEDIDLESVDQIFFITRNPVMPPVAKLTPEEAAVAFMLGESVQTSAGDPSKAGESIRVVGTNPFIVGSKGEEGNRFRDLVADLDVDCFVLNTGSLGGRDIGVEDSVTLLREIARGTVKWTDDDATEMTVPSEVPGMDIREFDAAENVANLDEKLATLRTERRTHLDTFKELDDEIADAVY from the coding sequence ATGTCAGAATTCGGGAAGACAGTTCGGTCACTGGAGACAGCACTCCCCGACCCCGTCGAAGCTGGCAACGTCCGCTACCAGCCCTCGATGGACCGACTCCGAGAGTTCTCGGCCCACCTCGAAACGACCACGGAGTTCGGGTCGCCGTCGTACGTCAGCGACGAGCGCTCGCGGAACGCCGACCGGACCGAAAACGCGATAGACGACGACTTCGGTGCGGACGACTACGCACACGTCGAGCGGGCCGTCGAGGCGGCCGCCGAGCGCGAGATGGTCTGTGTGGACCGCCGGATGGGTCGCCACCCCGACCACTCGTACGTCTGTCGGCTCTTCGTCTCGAAGGAGTACGCCCGCATCGCGCTGGCGTGGTCGAAGCTCTTCGAACCGGTCGAAGCTGACGGAGCGGGCGGCGCGGACGCCGCTCCGGACCCGGACTTCGTGACCGTGCAGGTGCCCGAGTTCGAGGAGACTGCGATTCGCATTCTCCCCGAAAAGGGCGTCACCGCCGTCCTCGGGAGTGACTACACCGGCGAGGCGAAGAAGTCGTTCCTGCGCCTGTTCATGTACTACGCGAAGCAACAGGGCGGTCTCGGACTCCACGCCGGAAGCAAGCGGGTCCGCTTGAAAGCCGACCCCGACGCCGAAGACGGCGACCGCCGGACCGTCGGACAGGCGTTCCTCGGCCTGTCGGCGACCGGCAAGTCCACGTTGACGGCTCACGGGCTTTGGCTCGACGAAGAATCGGGCGAGGACGCGACGATGCTACAAGACGACGTGTGCGCGCTCCGCCCGGACGGAGCCATCGCCGGGAGCGAGGGCAACGGTCTCTACGTCAAGACAATCGGTCTCGACGCCGACGAACAGCCCGCGATGCACGACGCCGTGACCGACGAGTCGGCGGTCCTAGAGAACGTGGACGTGGCTGACGACGGGACCGTCGATTTCGACAGCGACCGCCACACCTCGAACGGTCGCGCCGTCATCGAGCGCGAGCAACTCTCGTCGGCGGGCGAGGACATCGACTTGGAGAGCGTCGATCAGATTTTCTTCATCACGCGAAACCCCGTCATGCCGCCGGTCGCCAAACTCACTCCCGAGGAGGCCGCCGTGGCGTTCATGCTCGGCGAGTCGGTCCAGACCAGCGCGGGCGACCCCTCGAAGGCCGGGGAGTCCATCCGCGTGGTCGGCACGAATCCCTTCATCGTCGGGTCGAAAGGCGAGGAAGGCAATCGCTTCCGAGACCTCGTGGCCGACCTCGACGTGGACTGCTTCGTTCTCAATACCGGGAGCCTCGGCGGCCGAGATATCGGCGTCGAGGACTCGGTGACGCTCCTGCGGGAAATCGCCCGCGGCACCGTCAAGTGGACCGACGACGACGCGACGGAGATGACGGTCCCGAGCGAGGTGCCGGGCATGGACATCCGAGAGTTCGACGCGGCCGAGAACGTGGCGAATCTGGACGAGAAACTGGCGACGCTCCGGACCGAGCGCCGGACGCACCTCGACACGTTCAAGGAGTTGGACGACGAGATAGCCGACGCGGTGTACTGA
- a CDS encoding YgaP family membrane protein codes for MAFKRNVGGLDRIARAVLGVALVAVAVGAFVLGRGGNIGVVAGIAGAALLFNAATQFCGINALLGIDTCSRR; via the coding sequence ATGGCTTTCAAACGGAACGTCGGCGGACTCGACAGAATCGCTCGCGCGGTCCTCGGGGTCGCGCTGGTCGCAGTTGCGGTCGGCGCGTTCGTCCTCGGCCGCGGCGGCAACATCGGCGTTGTGGCGGGGATTGCGGGCGCGGCGCTCCTGTTCAACGCCGCCACGCAGTTCTGTGGCATCAACGCCCTGTTGGGAATCGACACCTGTTCGCGGAGATAG
- a CDS encoding GIY-YIG nuclease family protein, with protein sequence MLKGTYTLLVALETSATVEFGAAGERDLSAGWYAYTGSAFGTGGFARVERHRELARGERDARHWHVDYLLGHPESRIAEVVKTAGADAECAISRKIETDDAAAESVAGLGASDCECESHLTFAPARETLERAVRSAHESASE encoded by the coding sequence ATGTTGAAAGGTACCTATACGTTGCTCGTAGCGCTCGAAACCTCCGCGACCGTCGAGTTCGGCGCGGCGGGCGAACGCGACCTTTCGGCCGGATGGTACGCCTACACCGGGAGCGCGTTCGGAACCGGCGGATTCGCGCGCGTCGAGCGCCACCGCGAACTCGCCCGCGGGGAACGCGACGCCCGCCACTGGCACGTCGATTACCTGCTCGGCCACCCCGAGAGTCGCATCGCGGAAGTGGTGAAAACTGCGGGCGCGGACGCCGAGTGTGCAATCAGTCGGAAAATCGAGACCGACGACGCCGCAGCCGAATCGGTCGCGGGTCTCGGCGCGTCGGACTGCGAGTGCGAATCGCACTTGACGTTCGCTCCGGCGCGCGAGACGTTGGAGCGTGCGGTGAGGAGCGCCCACGAGTCGGCGAGCGAGTGA
- a CDS encoding DUF4149 domain-containing protein encodes MSLLETALTTVLDASLGVWLGSIVFFSFVGAPTTFDVLGDDAGQVVNAIFPKYYSFGTGLGFVASAAALAVRIGPYDGILLAVLPLAGVALNLYARQVLIPKMERAGNDAFAQYHGQSVALNGVTMLVVAVALVVSHL; translated from the coding sequence ATGAGCCTCCTCGAAACCGCGCTCACGACCGTCCTCGACGCCAGCCTCGGCGTCTGGCTCGGGAGCATCGTTTTCTTCTCGTTCGTCGGCGCGCCGACGACCTTCGACGTGTTGGGCGACGACGCCGGACAGGTCGTCAACGCCATCTTCCCGAAGTATTACTCGTTCGGCACGGGGTTGGGATTCGTCGCGTCCGCGGCCGCGCTCGCGGTGCGCATCGGTCCCTACGACGGCATCCTCCTCGCGGTCCTGCCGCTGGCGGGCGTCGCGCTTAACCTCTACGCCCGGCAGGTCCTCATTCCGAAGATGGAGCGCGCGGGCAACGACGCCTTCGCGCAGTACCACGGGCAGTCGGTCGCGCTGAACGGCGTCACGATGCTGGTGGTCGCCGTCGCGCTGGTCGTCTCGCATCTTTGA
- a CDS encoding trimeric intracellular cation channel family protein yields the protein MNTVGLVAFALVGATKAIREEFDVFGVAVVGLVTAFAGGATRDLLVNRVPLALRSLGEISLGMVGVALAVGLSVVLDSPDDHPITLFSDAVGLAAFTTAGAIVASDAGVSAFGVVAVGTINAVGGGAFADILLDRSPFILFDDFYASCAVLGGSTYWVVTALSGSGSGSSAAAVCAAVTVGTRMAAVSYGWELPTAQALGLARDGTKK from the coding sequence ATGAACACGGTCGGACTGGTCGCGTTCGCGCTCGTCGGCGCGACAAAGGCGATACGCGAGGAGTTCGACGTGTTCGGCGTCGCGGTCGTCGGACTGGTCACGGCGTTCGCTGGCGGGGCGACGCGCGACCTGCTCGTGAATCGCGTCCCGCTTGCGCTCAGGTCGCTCGGCGAGATAAGTCTCGGAATGGTCGGCGTGGCGCTGGCGGTCGGTCTGAGCGTCGTCCTCGACTCGCCGGACGACCACCCGATAACGCTGTTCTCCGACGCGGTCGGACTCGCGGCGTTCACCACCGCGGGGGCCATCGTGGCGAGCGACGCGGGCGTCTCGGCGTTCGGCGTCGTCGCCGTCGGAACCATCAACGCGGTGGGCGGCGGCGCGTTCGCGGACATCCTCCTCGACAGGTCGCCGTTCATCCTCTTCGACGATTTCTACGCGAGTTGCGCGGTGCTGGGCGGGAGTACGTACTGGGTGGTGACGGCCCTCAGTGGGAGTGGGAGTGGAAGTAGCGCCGCGGCGGTCTGTGCGGCGGTGACGGTCGGAACCCGGATGGCGGCGGTCAGCTACGGATGGGAACTCCCCACGGCGCAGGCGCTCGGGTTGGCCCGCGACGGAACCAAAAAGTAG
- a CDS encoding YbaK/EbsC family protein, which produces MHERAAEFADRARRRHDFEVDVEEFPEGTKTAADAADAIGCDVAQIASSIAMRADDCLVVVVTSGANRVSETKLADRLGLAEDDVAIADAGEIKAALGWSIGGVPPFCHDADVPVFLDRTLTEFETVWAAAGTPEAVFPIAPDELRELSGAEVADVAE; this is translated from the coding sequence ATGCACGAGCGAGCAGCAGAGTTCGCCGACCGGGCGCGCCGCCGCCACGACTTCGAGGTAGATGTCGAGGAGTTCCCCGAGGGGACAAAGACCGCCGCGGACGCCGCCGACGCCATCGGCTGTGACGTGGCCCAAATCGCCAGTAGCATCGCCATGCGCGCCGACGACTGCCTCGTCGTGGTCGTGACCAGCGGTGCGAACCGGGTCAGCGAGACGAAACTCGCCGACCGTCTCGGACTCGCCGAGGACGACGTGGCGATAGCCGACGCCGGAGAAATCAAGGCCGCGCTCGGCTGGTCCATCGGCGGCGTCCCGCCGTTCTGCCACGACGCCGACGTGCCGGTGTTCCTCGACCGGACCCTCACCGAGTTCGAGACGGTGTGGGCCGCCGCGGGGACCCCGGAAGCGGTGTTCCCCATCGCGCCCGACGAACTCCGAGAGCTGTCCGGCGCGGAGGTCGCCGACGTGGCCGAGTGA
- a CDS encoding carbohydrate kinase family protein, with protein sequence MTNSDSDVLVAGEALIDFLPDSPGPLAGVENFSRRAGGAPANVAVALAQLDAVPWFWTRVGEDPFGDHLAATLSSFGLPDRFVERDPDAKTALAFVSHDADADRAFTFYRDGTADTRVEPGGVPDRTLDSVSWVYVGGVMLAADPGRSATLDLAERAAERDCTVVFDPNARPELWDSEAAFGERVREMLAFADVVKATPEDLRAAGFDGDSPDALAAGVTDAGPHTALLTLGGSGAFARSTDAAPWGADEAAHGGYEVESVADTTGAGDAFTAGALAALAAGAGDETDDSADGSTSDPSDRSLAAVLRFANAVAAVTTTAPGAMTALPTREAVREFRSQRD encoded by the coding sequence GTGACCAATTCGGACTCCGACGTTCTCGTCGCAGGCGAAGCCCTGATAGACTTCCTGCCGGACAGTCCCGGCCCGCTCGCGGGCGTCGAAAACTTCTCGCGGCGCGCGGGCGGCGCGCCCGCGAACGTCGCGGTCGCGCTGGCGCAACTCGACGCAGTCCCGTGGTTCTGGACCCGCGTGGGCGAGGACCCCTTCGGCGACCACCTTGCGGCGACTCTCTCGTCGTTCGGTCTCCCCGACCGCTTCGTCGAGCGCGACCCGGACGCCAAGACCGCGCTGGCGTTCGTCAGCCACGACGCGGACGCCGACCGCGCGTTCACCTTCTACCGCGACGGGACCGCCGACACGCGCGTCGAACCCGGTGGCGTCCCCGACCGAACCCTCGACTCGGTGTCGTGGGTCTACGTGGGCGGGGTGATGCTCGCGGCCGATCCCGGCCGGTCGGCCACGCTGGACCTCGCCGAACGCGCCGCCGAGCGCGACTGTACCGTGGTCTTCGACCCCAACGCCCGCCCGGAACTCTGGGACTCCGAGGCGGCGTTCGGCGAGCGCGTCCGCGAGATGCTCGCGTTCGCCGACGTGGTGAAGGCCACCCCGGAGGACCTCCGCGCGGCCGGATTCGACGGAGACTCGCCCGACGCCCTCGCCGCGGGCGTCACCGACGCGGGACCCCACACCGCCCTGCTCACGCTCGGCGGTTCGGGGGCATTCGCTCGCTCGACCGACGCCGCGCCGTGGGGCGCGGACGAGGCCGCTCACGGCGGCTACGAGGTCGAATCGGTCGCGGACACGACGGGCGCGGGCGACGCCTTCACCGCGGGGGCGCTGGCCGCGCTCGCGGCCGGAGCGGGCGACGAGACCGACGATTCGGCCGACGGCTCGACCAGCGACCCGAGCGACCGCTCGCTCGCGGCGGTCCTCCGGTTCGCCAACGCAGTGGCGGCGGTCACGACCACCGCGCCCGGCGCGATGACCGCGCTCCCGACCCGCGAGGCGGTCCGAGAGTTCCGGAGCCAGCGAGATTGA
- a CDS encoding sugar phosphate isomerase/epimerase family protein, translating into MDATTGFVTQLGMNYETAFDVAAELDFDYVELLMDGDHERRSLDPAAVREAAADRDLDLLVHLPFALDVGSAYEHVREGAIRELVAAAETAAEMGAQKGVAHANSKAWGPAWDDADLRDLVLDSVREVDAETPDDFEICFENIPRGAFSTGNFPDLFADTDAAMTLDTGHARVDGFDSAGMATFVARHADRISHFHLNDTRKAQDEHLPFGAGTIDFERILGALPADWSGTLSLEVFTLDYGYIGVSKEYLDDVLASVES; encoded by the coding sequence ACGTGGCCGCGGAGTTAGACTTCGACTACGTGGAACTGCTGATGGACGGCGACCACGAGCGCCGGAGCCTCGACCCCGCGGCCGTGCGCGAGGCCGCCGCCGACCGGGACCTCGACCTGCTGGTCCACCTGCCCTTTGCGCTCGACGTGGGGTCGGCCTACGAACACGTCCGCGAGGGCGCGATTCGGGAACTCGTCGCGGCCGCCGAGACCGCCGCGGAGATGGGCGCCCAGAAGGGCGTCGCACACGCCAACTCGAAAGCGTGGGGTCCCGCGTGGGACGACGCCGACCTGCGCGACCTCGTCCTCGATTCGGTCCGCGAGGTGGACGCCGAGACGCCCGACGACTTCGAGATCTGCTTCGAGAACATTCCGCGCGGGGCCTTTTCGACGGGGAACTTCCCGGACCTCTTCGCCGACACCGACGCCGCGATGACTCTCGACACCGGCCACGCCCGCGTGGACGGGTTCGACTCGGCGGGGATGGCGACGTTCGTCGCGCGCCACGCCGACCGAATCTCGCATTTCCACCTCAACGACACCCGGAAAGCGCAGGACGAACACCTGCCGTTCGGCGCGGGCACCATCGACTTCGAGCGGATACTCGGCGCGCTCCCAGCGGACTGGTCGGGGACGCTCTCGCTGGAGGTGTTCACGCTCGACTACGGCTACATCGGCGTGAGCAAGGAGTATCTTGACGACGTACTCGCCAGCGTGGAGTCGTGA